Proteins from one Mycteria americana isolate JAX WOST 10 ecotype Jacksonville Zoo and Gardens chromosome 1, USCA_MyAme_1.0, whole genome shotgun sequence genomic window:
- the MANSC4 gene encoding MANSC domain-containing protein 4 isoform X1 produces MVLLVTIAEVLLVLGLAVESDSLCSPTTFYKNCWIRRFPGLLIDLQESQKRGAQVLKIYAEVSPQQCSRTCCLLRNVSCNLAVFYHGAIHENMNCLHMSCPALESCILKARINVILYNITTGIDPDLLIFEKLTSKEPNSHSSLNKYERQNSTKATEWEGCQHHNATSSSLLLQAPSSTTSHSLTANTYTSSTSLMVQKTEITTYARAETFPLDDHFAKRTSITSVSTRSITSSDKKTVPSTLISKSAEVLSHMPTPPRLNSSKQHLNETKGYSGRNYTSDNEAPAWEAAALGVWLIPVVLCSSLVFLCCCTVVAFTTGRCRNRRGQYKPIRRRTTMSRQFIKYTTVKGNL; encoded by the exons ATGGTTCTGCTGGTGACAATAGCAGAAGTGTTGTTGGTCTTGGGTTTGGCCGTGGAGTCAGACTCTCTCTGCTCACCCACGACGTTTTACAAAAACTGCTGGATCCGACGCTTCCCAGGTCTTCTGATTGACCTGCAGGAATCGCAGAAGAGGGGAGCCCAGGTGCTGAAGATTTATGCAGAAGTCTCACCCCAACAGTGCAGCAGAACCTGCTGCCTTCTGAGGAACG TTTCCTGCAATCTGGCAGTGTTCTACCACGGAGCTATTCATGAGAATATGAATTGCCTGCACATGTCTTGCCCAGCATTGGAAAGCTGCATACTAAAGGCTAGAATCAATGTCATTTTGTACAACATCACAACAG GGATTGATCCAGATcttcttatttttgaaaaacTGACATCCAAAGAGCCAAATAGTCACTCCTCACTGAATAAATACGAAAGGCAAAACAGCACAAAGGCCACTGAGTGGGAAGGATGCCAGCATCATAATGCCACATCGAGTTCTCTTCTGCTCCAAGCTCCATCTTCTACCACCAGCCACAGCTTAACAGCAAACACTTACACCTCCAGTACAAGCCTGATGGTCCAAAAAACTGAAATTACCACATATGCCAGGGCAGAAACTTTTCCACTGGATGATCATTTTGCTAAGAGGACAAGCATAACTTCAGTAAGCACTAGGTCAATCACCAGCTCGGACAAAAAGACTGTACCCTCAACTCTGATATCCAAGTCTGCTGAGGTATTATCTCACATGCCCACTCCTCCTCGTCTGAACAGCAGTAAACAACACTTAAATGAAACCAAAGGCTACAGTGGTAGGAATTATACTTCGGATAATGAGGCACCTGCTTGGGAAGCTGCAGCTTTGGGTGTCTGGTTGATTCCTGTTGTTCTTTGCTCTTCTCTCGTCTTCCTTTGCTGTTGTACTGTTGTTGCTTTCACAACAGGGCGTTGCAGAAATAGGAGAGGTCAGTATAAGCCCATAAGGAGAAGAACAACAATGTCAAGACAATTCATAAAATATACTACTGTCAAAGGTAATTTGTAA
- the MANSC4 gene encoding MANSC domain-containing protein 4 isoform X2, with protein sequence MEQSAIGLQESQKRGAQVLKIYAEVSPQQCSRTCCLLRNVSCNLAVFYHGAIHENMNCLHMSCPALESCILKARINVILYNITTGIDPDLLIFEKLTSKEPNSHSSLNKYERQNSTKATEWEGCQHHNATSSSLLLQAPSSTTSHSLTANTYTSSTSLMVQKTEITTYARAETFPLDDHFAKRTSITSVSTRSITSSDKKTVPSTLISKSAEVLSHMPTPPRLNSSKQHLNETKGYSGRNYTSDNEAPAWEAAALGVWLIPVVLCSSLVFLCCCTVVAFTTGRCRNRRGQYKPIRRRTTMSRQFIKYTTVKGNL encoded by the exons ATGGAACAGTCAGCCATTGGTTTGCAG GAATCGCAGAAGAGGGGAGCCCAGGTGCTGAAGATTTATGCAGAAGTCTCACCCCAACAGTGCAGCAGAACCTGCTGCCTTCTGAGGAACG TTTCCTGCAATCTGGCAGTGTTCTACCACGGAGCTATTCATGAGAATATGAATTGCCTGCACATGTCTTGCCCAGCATTGGAAAGCTGCATACTAAAGGCTAGAATCAATGTCATTTTGTACAACATCACAACAG GGATTGATCCAGATcttcttatttttgaaaaacTGACATCCAAAGAGCCAAATAGTCACTCCTCACTGAATAAATACGAAAGGCAAAACAGCACAAAGGCCACTGAGTGGGAAGGATGCCAGCATCATAATGCCACATCGAGTTCTCTTCTGCTCCAAGCTCCATCTTCTACCACCAGCCACAGCTTAACAGCAAACACTTACACCTCCAGTACAAGCCTGATGGTCCAAAAAACTGAAATTACCACATATGCCAGGGCAGAAACTTTTCCACTGGATGATCATTTTGCTAAGAGGACAAGCATAACTTCAGTAAGCACTAGGTCAATCACCAGCTCGGACAAAAAGACTGTACCCTCAACTCTGATATCCAAGTCTGCTGAGGTATTATCTCACATGCCCACTCCTCCTCGTCTGAACAGCAGTAAACAACACTTAAATGAAACCAAAGGCTACAGTGGTAGGAATTATACTTCGGATAATGAGGCACCTGCTTGGGAAGCTGCAGCTTTGGGTGTCTGGTTGATTCCTGTTGTTCTTTGCTCTTCTCTCGTCTTCCTTTGCTGTTGTACTGTTGTTGCTTTCACAACAGGGCGTTGCAGAAATAGGAGAGGTCAGTATAAGCCCATAAGGAGAAGAACAACAATGTCAAGACAATTCATAAAATATACTACTGTCAAAGGTAATTTGTAA